A segment of the Pieris napi chromosome 5, ilPieNapi1.2, whole genome shotgun sequence genome:
ACCATCTTTGAAGTCTTCTATATCGTAAGGAAATCTGTACTTTTCCATTGGTGTTTATTTGATACTGAGCTATTGAAGATAAATGACTTTAATTGTTTAGACTTATCTATTTATCTTATCAGATGTAtgtattacttataataatataagtgtaTTATTaggcatatttatttacagcctCGGTtgtcttgcaaataaataaatttaatatttaaggaaTCGAGGAAACCCTAGTAAGAATATGTAGTCGGCACAAAGCTCAAAGTTGTAAAATGTTGAtgccagccctgcgattctgtaactcactttccgtgatttcacgactgatttcgctctgaaatcagtcgtgaagcaatcattttatgatttggtattctgaaaaggtgggagcttgtagtttattgtttatgaccGCCGATGTGAAAACCGccgtgtgagttcgaaaagtgagttacagaatggCAGGGCAGGTATCTAGAGACCATATTTACCATATTACCATATTTACCACAActcaaaaaaacattattcatataggtaatatttagttgttatatatatatatatatttatattattcagtTGTAGTGAGCGAGCGATATTTAGACTTACGTTAACcaacataaaaagtaaattgaaCAACTATTTTACATGCATTTGTCGCGTTCCTTAACAAAATTgctttgattaaatttatacaaacaaCGGTTTTCTAATGTATCACGTTATgagtttattgtattattctgtaatataaatacattaaaaaatttcaatgcAAGGACTGACATTCCAAACAATGGcaacattaaacatattatgacGAACGACGATAACCTTTAAGTGCACTTCAAGAAATGAATGCTGGCTGTTCCAGAGGTgttttagttatgtaaaacattaaattaatgtacttttatcaattttttttctgaaatggattatTTGGCttgtgataaaatatatcgtgtaaatttcaaaattatctatatacattttcgtcataaattaaattcaaagtgtcaaaaattggctatgtttggatGTCATTTTTTcaagcgaagttatttaaatcgtgtatcgatctttcaaaattgatacataaactactcaactccaccatatatatttaccatcgtgattcatgtgccttttttctttttcgtgtgtacttttttattgtccctttcactgtttacatatgttttaattgttttgttccattagtTTAGTCTAAGTGATTTATGTCTTATGTTTGCAatacttagcgattaaaagagtggcggaaagtttcttgccagttcttcatacacgctctacgcccttgacttgcgaactggtagtaaatgttaatttacaattaatttaacttgacaattcatatttgtacttgtttacctacaagaataaatatattttgagttttttttgcaCTACTTGAGCTCACCTTATCcaatttttttctcacagtggttacCTGAAAgggatcgctcgaaagcgacaAGTCATCCGCCTTTTTATGTACAACGAAGTGTAAGTATATATGAATATACTTACATTTCGAGCATGAGCTCCtggtatttcattttatatcaGCTGTTGTTATGTGTTACAACACATAACGTGTTGGGCGGCgggcccatagacactcataTTGCCAAAAGGCTCACAAGGGCCTTTAAGAATTTTACTcagtttcacaatgtatggataaagtaccgaatagctatgcaacacataaattatttggaagataagttgtgctatttgacattaaaTCGGACTCATAatttatgatggactttatgtgacgaatagcgctatctgacagtcgtgaaacgcaataatagtgtttatcctaccaataagtaataaatagctactttggaacttatgtagaacttatccgtatattgtgaaacagacccttagtctaataagttcggaaatacttcagtgggttgCTGGTTCCTCATAGCTGGTGCATGGCAAGAACTGCCTTAAGAATCGGCAGTTGTTGAGCGATGACCGACGGAGTGAGGATTATTTAATTGGGAATTTAGGTTTTAGCTCTTAATAGTTTGAAAGtaggaattaataaaaaacatgtgtgttgataatacgtttatttttaagacaatatcacaaatatacattatgtttattaaattacaaaaggCAAGTCGGTGCCGGCAAGGTTTTCAGCCATCCATTGCTCAGCATTTCTTTTTAACTCGTCACTGAAGTAATCTTCCCAACCCCCGATCTTACCTGGAAATACGTCATATTTCTTATCAATGTAGGTTAAAATCAACACATAAAAATGCAAGTTAGATTGTTCTTTGCCTACGtttaataaatcttatgtttaaaaatacaaaaccgattttatagaattactagctggcccggcaaacgttgtttttccatgtatgtatatgtattatttctaggaaacatttagttcaatacaataataaaaaataggggttgatcgtagaggggttaAAAAttggggttgtatgtatttttgtatgctgtatcataaaaaataggaaaaataaaaaaataattgtggtggataccccttatcacttaagggtttgaaagataagcataaaaaatttcataagatttggtcgagccgttttgttggagtatgggaacgaaaaTTGTGACACgggaattttatattcatatagagatacttttaaaaaaattgctaaaAATACCTCTTCTTATAAAGGAATTCACTCCATCATTGATAACTCCGTATGTTTTCAGTAAAGTTTGTTCGCCATTGACACATTTATTTGACTTGAAATTGTCAAAACTGAGATGCTTGCACAGACCACGGATCTGTTCCTCCGTGTATTTCTTACCGAAGAACTGGGACATTTGTCGAAGAGTTGAAGGCAGATCCTACgagaaagtaaattaataaattcactATTAACTAACCaaaatgcaatattattttgacagAGACCCTGTATGCACACTTTTTATTACAGATTCCAATTCAAATCCATTCCTTATTAAACCGCTTAGATTATCATAAGCCGTCGACAAAGTTTTGATATAGAATcacgaaaaatatttttacccgACTGCAAGAAaggatcatgaaacagatacagatctgaagcccagacctaaaaaggtcgTGGCTCCActggttattattattaaatactgtaGATAAGCATTTCTGATAGAAAGTTCTTAAAGCGCATAATAAAATCCTTTAGTTAGCCCATGATAAATTACTAATAGATATACTACTCGTAccattaaattacttattactaataacaaacataaaatataacaaaaacaaaacttctTTCACtatctaaattttttatttaccatctttacttaaataaaaacagtagattaataattattttatcaaattcaaaattcaaatcaagggcatagaacggaagagaagaagtGGCAATAAAccctccgccactctttttaatcgccaagtttattgttttacacaacgtttttaaggtgctgcaaccattacaccatgtttcacatgacatcttaagtaattaataataataaaataaattaaaaacaaagatttatcttctatcagcaggaggcatggtaataataaaaaaatacttacttttGTCATGTCCTCGTAAGTCAGGAAGAAGAGATTAGGATGATTTCTTTGTTCCCAAGCTTCCTTGATGTGCTCAAATATCGGTGTCAGAATAACTGAAAATATGaactataatgaaaataaaataaaaaagtatttgatGCTTAGCTCACTATTTACTACTTGCTAAGCTACTTATTATACAATACGagtatttaaacaattacattatacacAAAACGAACCAAAAAGAAATACCTACATATTCAAACATAGGCACAAAACACAGTTAACAATAATTAcctacttatataaataattgtaagatGCATTGatcattgtaatatatttaaatataaaagagaAATAACAAAGCCGTTATATCTAATAAAGGATACcagagatttttataatatactagtggaccccacagacgttgtcctgcatgatatttcaagctattaggacattaaagtatgaaagtaccggctgcagcgccacctgccgggctgatttgtgaatctaaaccattcccagatccccttgaacacacacaaaaaatttcatcaaaatcggtccagtcgtttgagagaagttcagtgacatacacactcacagaagaattatatataaaaagatttatacatataactaGAAAAATTGTGTTATAATTTGAAGGTATACGATACATGACTGAGTTACGTAAATAGTGTTAGATCGAGGAATTGGAAATAGTTGGATTTGCATTGTTTTGTATGAAGAAGGGGTGTGAAATAGTAAAAGCGACAGCAAGTCAACAGTCAACAAAATCGTTACAAATGGCGTGTAAAAGATCAGGTCGTATTGTTTACGTCTGAACTCTAGGAATTCAATATCACACTACTTTTTAAGAATCATCATTTATTTGGATTagatttgattgttattatttagtagTTTGGAATCATTAATTAACGAATAAAAGCACGAATATTGTTGTGACATTGAACGCACTGCTCAGTGTGGTATCAACCTCTCAGGTTGGGCCGAGTTGGGATTGTGATTAAAAGTGAGGTTGGTGCTCGGAACTCGCTGCTTGATATAGTTTATTTGAAGTGTTAGAAGAAATCaatctaaattaaacaataaacattgtaCCTACATGACTTATTTCGGACACGTTTTGCGTAACTCCGAAAAATACAAGCTCCTTCAACTAATAatacaaggcaaagtggcaggtagaaggagacctggccgcagacgcaagtcctggttgaaaaacttaagacaatttattggtcaaagcaccaagtcattgttaaGAAGCGCGGtatccaaaattaaactagccaaccttcgcaaggagatggcactataagaagacCCACATGACGACCATGACGATTCCAATATCACAATACATTAAATGTATTGTGATATTGGAATCGTCAtggtataaattttataatagtgACGATATTTCTCCGACATATATCTAATCTAGCAGCTTAGCTGTGATGACGTAATTTACGGTATCCGATATACATGTATACGTAAAAAGCAGGATCGTTACTGGCCATAACGTTAACAAACAATGTTTGTATGAAGATTGATGATTATTCGGGTCAGAtctaacatataaaaaatcagcATTCGCCAAAGTTTAATGCTTCAAACTGGTATGAGTAATACTCGTAAGTAAgaaataattcttttttttctccCATTCAATTCAATCCCATCAACATTTGAAACAGACACAACGATTACAATTAAGAAAGGTATTGGGAGACTGGTTTCCAAGCTAGGTTAGAACCTGTGATATGGATAACCAGGCTTCCATTCCACAGCAAACTCATACTGAATGATAACAAAAAAGTGCATATATAAGtaagcaaaaaatttaaagtttctaaaaaaaggaaattaaaaaaaaaactaatcaaTAGTCAACTGAGTATAGAtagtatagtgcttttcatgaaagaagtcccgcggtgatttttggaactaaatttgacaggtcggcaatgttgtcattcgtcgatgttatcaagttcgtttgttgtggtagatttttgtgaatttttaactagcttagtgcattttaaagattgtttacaatgccaaaagttgtaaaaagttcggctcgagaaatgatattaaaggtgaaagagttctgtgaagcggaacataagaatcaaggtgttttaataccactaaacaatgttcggaagagaggtGCCGCCATAagaggtactttttagagttgccatttaataattttttgctgtattgatgggacttttatgatttaaattagtttttgcgacaaaattgaataaatacataacgtgatgaagctaggtaactgaaattaaaacaaatgttacatattacataagcattataaacttaaagttactattatttttaattgttcataatttaattgcaggtgtgtcagaaaaaactgtaacaagaattacaaacgaaggtataatagcggcgtgtacttcgaaaaaaattgtaacccaacaattatgcactaaaactctgaataaaaaattgtattgcttttctttaccctattttctcatcttttccatgtacgtaggtagaacaccgttaatataagtaaataaaaatataatttttacataacagaaatgcaaactttttacatgcagaaaataatattatttgataaattacatctgctaaatgtaaataaaataggtaaattttttactcataaatggcaacattacgtaatgcgattgcagcgccgcgtctgggggacttctttcatgaaaaggactatatgGCTAGTGCAATCATAGACACGACTTACAAGGCTGTCATTTGACAAAAAACAAACGACAACTGTCATCGTTAGTCTTTCGAGTTAAATTGTCATCCTCAAAGCCCCGCCATTTTAATCTTTCCCTTAAGTTGAAATGAGAGAACTTACTTTCGCCATTTCGAAAATCATTCCAATACTGTTCGAAATCAATGTCTTTAAACAATttcagttttaaaatgttgtaataCGATACGGCTACGTCCCTTGGATCTCTCGCCAAGTACACAACCTggaaaatacattataattagCATTGTCACATCAAAAGATCATCAATTTAATAGTGTTCGTCTATAtacttagtaaaaaatatgtttcttaCAACACAAGGTGTCGTTGTATTCAATCTTTTGTAatgaaatactaaatattttggaaataaaaaacaatatttcaaatatctaCGATTAAATAAATGCATGATAAGTAATCAAAAGAATATGATTTGGATGTATTGgtggaatttaatttaattcagtaCAATATAGTAGTACATAAGATATACTTTTGTTGTATCAAGAAGAGAAGGTGGTAACAGAGTGAGTGGCATGTGGCTTTTTATGAACCTAGGTGATGTAGCTTTCGGAAGAGAAATTAAAGGTGCAGCTTTATGTAGTAGGTCATCGTCTAGATTATTTTCAGATACCAAAAGAGTAGAATACTGTATCTCTAATCTGtgaagttttaatattaggtatattaaataaaactgagcgtttttcaaggcagtttttgccgcgcaccaccactatgtggaaacagctgcctactgaagtatttccgaaccaattcgacttagagaaAATaatagagcgtaccaattcttaaaaggccggcaacgcacttgcgagctccctagaattgagagtgtccatgggcggcggtaccaattaacatcaggtgagcttaCTGCACTTTTGTAAAGTAGTTTAATATACAATGTTCAATTCTCCGTCGAatagtagtttttaatttaataaataaaagagtcATTGTAAAAAACACGAATTCGAATGGCGCTAAAGCTGACGCAGTCCcacattattaaaagaataGAATAGAAGAAGAATAGAAACggtttcttttgaaaaaataatataagtgttAACTCAGTTGTCTattaagcagtgttggcctagtggcttcagagtgcgattctcatcctggtcgtaggttcgaccaatggactttcttactatgtgcgcatttaacattcgctcgaacggcaaaaagtcgacggcgtacgACAGGCACAGgagtctgatcacctacttgcctattacattaacaaatgatcatgaaacagatacagaaatctgagcccCAGACCTGAAAAGGTCGTGGCgcctctgatttttttttatagttctcTATTAAGGTTTTACACTAGGTGTGACAAAAGAAGGgtttattaagaataataaaagaagCCGCTATCTGCCGTAGATATTTGATCTGTAAATCTATGCTTTCCTGTTTCGCGATGTCacgtagaaaattaaatttttgtttgattaaaaagtatattatgtacttactCTAATAGAGGACACCTGTCATCGATAACAGCCGATTTTGCCTTTTCGtaatctaaattattatttaacagccATATTGCCTCTTGACACCTTGTTGTACCTGGAGTGcgaataaaaatgatttgtcaaggaaataataattatttatttgcgagaatatagttaaaaaatattattataattcttcTATTGAACTATGGTGATCGAATGATGGTGGTACAATTTCGCATAATacacataatggcgtgcaaatttgtcttaattacttacttatttGTCTTAAATTAAGAGGTAGAATTTGACGTAGttgattacatattacatCATCAAagtcaattattatattattttaagactacgtcatcaaattatttaaaaaaaataacattatcaatttaacattaattatgtttcactCAACTAATCATTATTagaatgatatttttttcaaaagtagTCGATTTTAAAAGCTCTAGTTGGAAGAtctttggtaaattattttaaaccttGATTGCCGTACACGGTACAACCTATACAATTCCAGACAAATTTTTGGCGTTACTAATTTCTCCCCATGTCTGTCAACAATGGCAACGGGAATGGCAGTTGTCCAGTCCCGTTACTAAGTCTAAGCTAAGCTAagtcattttttatttggaatgaaaataatatgtgtgtgtatgtcTGTTTCAGTTCTTTTGTGTCAAGCCGAAGCAACTATAATTTGGCCCAGAAACGACCCGATACTTGGAAAAACATATCTTTCCGTACatctaatctaatatataattagtCATTAAATCTGCGAATCcagattattatatatcatatatgaTAAGATCATGTCTCTATGTGACTCATTTTCAATGTTATAACTGAATTACCcgaattatattacataatttttacttaGAAGATAACAGATAATTGcaacacatttattttatttatagattccGCAATTACTAATTACCTCTAAAACTACTTGTTCTATACAAAGTTAAAAACGATATTCTTCCCAAACAATACTAGTGCAAAGGTTGCTTAAACACTGGTTTTTGGTGTAAAATAACGATTACGATTGAAAaatggttaggttaggttagtaaactttatatttttatttcagtaatataatgttatctGTTTTAACTCATATATCTATGATTATCAACTAAATTTGTTTGTCTAGACTTGGGTTACAACtccaattttataatttaatgtttaataggTCTTCTATAatgctattaaattaataaaacaatagatCTATCAATTACCTACGGTGTATAGTCGCCTAGATAAAAAAAGACATGTTGCACACATTCACACTTGGTAGAAACCTTCAAAAAATTTGGTTTCAAGATAATGAgatgaatataaatttaatttttaagtttaattttgataaaaactacgattattaaaaggttttataattaatattatgaaaattatacttttttactaTCTAATTGTAGTAGTAGTAGACtctacattatttacattaattttatttgaatttttaaatataataatatcaatgtttagttttgataaaaacttaattaattaaagtttgaaAGTCGATGAAacgaaaaagcgacagtaaaaagagacagacacacaAATTCATTACATTTAACGTGGGAtaaaatgagatagg
Coding sequences within it:
- the LOC125049746 gene encoding sulfotransferase 1E1-like, with protein sequence MAKVSFPYAIDHFKSETDCTRELVQVGPKRYVFPGIYKELASQYYNFEVRPDDIFLLGFPRSGTTRCQEAIWLLNNNLDYEKAKSAVIDDRCPLLELEIQYSTLLVSENNLDDDLLHKAAPLISLPKATSPRFIKSHMPLTLLPPSLLDTTKVVYLARDPRDVAVSYYNILKLKLFKDIDFEQYWNDFRNGEIILTPIFEHIKEAWEQRNHPNLFFLTYEDMTKDLPSTLRQMSQFFGKKYTEEQIRGLCKHLSFDNFKSNKCVNGEQTLLKTYGVINDGVNSFIRRGKIGGWEDYFSDELKRNAEQWMAENLAGTDLPFVI